The Kitasatospora paranensis genome has a window encoding:
- the mshB gene encoding N-acetyl-1-D-myo-inositol-2-amino-2-deoxy-alpha-D-glucopyranoside deacetylase: MTAAPDLPPRRLLLVHAHPDDESIVTGATMARYAAEGALVTLVTCTLGEGGEVIGPELAHLTADRDDTLGAHRIGELDAAMAALGVADHRFLGGPGRYRDSGMMGVTENTRPDCFWQADRDEAAGHLVAVVREVRPQVLVAYDENGGYGHPDHIQAHRVALRAYDLAADPAYRPELGTAWRIAKVYYSRMPRSVIEQGLKETAAAGGFPGVAVPSDVPGVVDDGLVTTVLDNPAYAGAKAAAMRAHATQITVAGDHFALSNDLGQPLLATEYFQLVHGEAGSALPETDLFAGVEV, encoded by the coding sequence ATGACCGCAGCCCCCGACCTGCCGCCCCGCCGCCTGCTCCTGGTGCACGCGCACCCCGACGACGAGTCGATCGTCACCGGAGCCACCATGGCGCGGTACGCGGCCGAGGGCGCCCTGGTCACGCTGGTGACCTGCACCCTCGGCGAGGGCGGCGAGGTGATCGGCCCCGAGCTGGCGCATCTGACGGCGGATCGGGACGACACCCTGGGCGCGCACCGGATCGGCGAGCTGGACGCGGCGATGGCCGCGCTCGGCGTCGCCGACCATCGCTTTCTGGGCGGCCCCGGCCGGTACCGGGACTCGGGGATGATGGGCGTCACCGAGAACACCCGCCCGGACTGCTTCTGGCAGGCGGACCGGGACGAGGCCGCCGGCCACCTGGTGGCGGTGGTCCGCGAGGTCCGGCCGCAGGTCCTGGTCGCCTACGACGAGAACGGCGGCTACGGGCACCCCGACCACATCCAGGCGCACCGGGTCGCGCTGCGCGCGTACGACCTGGCCGCCGACCCGGCGTACCGGCCGGAGCTGGGCACGGCCTGGCGGATCGCCAAGGTCTACTACAGCCGGATGCCGCGTTCGGTGATCGAGCAGGGCCTGAAGGAGACCGCGGCCGCGGGCGGCTTCCCCGGGGTGGCCGTCCCCTCGGACGTCCCGGGCGTGGTGGACGACGGACTGGTCACCACCGTGCTGGACAACCCCGCGTACGCCGGTGCGAAGGCGGCCGCGATGCGGGCGCACGCCACCCAGATCACTGTGGCCGGCGACCACTTCGCCCTGAGCAACGACCTCGGCCAGCCGCTGCTGGCCACCGAGTACTTCCAGCTGGTCCACGGCGAAGCGGGCTCGGCGCTGCCGGAGACGGATCTCTTCGCCGGGGTGGAGGTCTGA
- a CDS encoding DUF2304 family protein: MALSVSAAVLMLVIVIVLVRRSGLKLAHAIICALLGFYLASTSIAPSIQEVTSNVAGMINGLKL; the protein is encoded by the coding sequence ATGGCTTTGTCCGTCTCCGCAGCCGTGCTGATGCTCGTCATCGTGATCGTCCTGGTCCGCCGGTCCGGCCTCAAGCTGGCCCACGCGATCATCTGCGCCCTGCTCGGCTTCTACCTGGCCTCCACGTCGATCGCACCGTCGATCCAGGAGGTCACCAGCAACGTGGCAGGGATGATCAATGGCCTGAAGCTCTGA